A part of Bosea sp. (in: a-proteobacteria) genomic DNA contains:
- a CDS encoding tripartite tricarboxylate transporter TctB family protein, translated as MTRTGLERLTALLILLFSLAYFILAFNIKLPPGSDESPFSARTFPLVLGPLGMALSLALVIKPPDGAPIGAASLAWGRAGGLLALMALYALAINRLGFVVTSSLFLAGGFRVLGERRLKVLAPVALVTALGFWVMFTLLKVELDWGIFGRMLG; from the coding sequence ATGACACGCACCGGCCTCGAACGCCTGACGGCGCTTCTGATCTTACTGTTCTCGCTGGCCTATTTCATACTGGCCTTCAACATCAAGCTGCCGCCGGGTTCCGATGAGTCGCCGTTCTCGGCGCGCACCTTTCCGCTTGTGCTGGGCCCGCTCGGCATGGCGCTGTCGCTGGCGCTGGTCATAAAGCCGCCAGATGGTGCGCCGATCGGCGCGGCAAGCCTGGCCTGGGGGCGCGCAGGGGGGCTCCTGGCCCTGATGGCGCTTTATGCGCTCGCCATCAACCGGCTCGGCTTTGTCGTCACCTCGTCGCTCTTCCTCGCGGGGGGCTTCCGGGTGCTGGGCGAGCGGCGCCTCAAGGTTCTGGCGCCCGTGGCGCTCGTCACGGCACTTGGCTTCTGGGTCATGTTCACGCTGCTAAAGGTCGAGCTTGACTGGGGTATTTTCGGGCGGATGCTCGGATGA
- the fliQ gene encoding flagellar biosynthesis protein FliQ, which translates to MTGALILDIARDGIVTFLKAGAPVMLVALAIGLAISILQALTQVQEQTLVFVPKIIAVFASMMLFLPFMGDALGGYMLRVAARIASGG; encoded by the coding sequence ATGACCGGCGCCCTGATTCTCGACATCGCCCGCGACGGCATCGTGACTTTCCTGAAGGCGGGGGCGCCGGTGATGCTGGTGGCGCTGGCGATCGGGCTTGCGATCTCGATCCTGCAGGCTCTCACCCAGGTGCAGGAACAGACCCTGGTGTTCGTGCCCAAGATCATCGCGGTGTTCGCCTCGATGATGCTGTTCCTGCCCTTCATGGGCGACGCGCTGGGAGGCTATATGCTGCGAGTGGCGGCGCGAATCGCCTCCGGTGGCTGA
- a CDS encoding response regulator: protein MTQAIKSEAAGQVGAGAAIDRSDRPGNVGLLLVVAGIIVGAAIGLGFLANEWAQPLILAFLAMLSVIGVFCLFSLAIGLLQLSGRSGRNDLTKIIVDEAEDGVIVTESDNHIIYANRAYQSLSGAASVSEIKPVERLFAGGSEVSEVVYRLALAAREGRSQTDEIRLSPPLTGKGDAGWYRVSVSMTTRGDGRTASLWRVRDITRERVGQENVFQELQHAIDFLDHAPAGFMSIDPDGSVPYLNATLAGWLDYDLAKVGSGGLLLRDIAPINAVALVAAIAGKPGEVRTEVVDVDLRRRNGQSLPVRLHHEVAFGQDGKPGASRTLVLNRSPGEAGADAGTAAEARLARFFNNTPMAIATVGADGRIVRANGAFARLSSGLPATSLKALLKDADWAALQPALTAAGVGSADIKPLDVSITGEGERSARLFLAPVIDGEGGEEKAIVYALETTSERKLKENIDQAQKMQAVGQLAGGIAHDFNNVLQVIINASDFLLASHKPTDPSFQDIMQIKQNGLRAASLVRQLLAFSRRQTLRPQVLEYGDVLSDLWLMLKRVVGDTIGLDVRHGRDLWPIKADVGQLEQVIVNLAVNARDAMKPGGKLTLRTRNVTEAESRAFSYASIPKADYVLLEVEDTGTGIPQEFIDKIFDPFFTTKDVGKGTGLGLSMVYGIVKQTGGFVLCDSTVGKGTTFRIFLPRHVATAEEEADASAKMAAAAAAPAISVDHTGAGTILLVEDEDAVRALNARMLVSRGYTVLEADSGVSALREIEAHGAEVDLVVSDVVMPEMDGPTLLVELRKRNPKTRFVFVSGYAEEAFKKNLPEGESFHFLPKPFTMKQLVETVKAAMA, encoded by the coding sequence ATGACCCAGGCAATCAAGAGCGAGGCTGCCGGCCAGGTCGGCGCGGGCGCGGCCATCGACCGCTCCGACAGGCCCGGCAATGTCGGCCTGCTGCTCGTGGTTGCGGGGATCATCGTCGGCGCGGCCATCGGGCTCGGCTTTCTGGCCAATGAATGGGCGCAGCCGCTCATCCTCGCCTTCCTTGCCATGCTGTCGGTCATCGGCGTGTTCTGCCTCTTCTCCCTGGCGATCGGGCTGCTCCAGCTGTCGGGCCGCTCGGGGCGCAATGACCTCACCAAGATCATCGTGGACGAGGCCGAGGATGGCGTCATCGTCACGGAGTCCGACAACCACATCATCTACGCCAACCGCGCCTACCAGTCGCTGTCGGGCGCGGCATCCGTGTCCGAGATCAAGCCCGTGGAACGGCTTTTCGCCGGGGGCTCGGAGGTGTCGGAGGTGGTGTACCGCCTCGCGCTCGCCGCGCGCGAGGGCCGGTCCCAGACCGACGAGATCAGACTGTCGCCCCCGCTCACCGGCAAGGGCGATGCCGGCTGGTACCGCGTCTCGGTCAGCATGACCACGCGCGGGGACGGGCGCACCGCCTCGCTCTGGCGCGTGCGCGACATCACGCGCGAGCGCGTCGGACAGGAGAACGTCTTCCAGGAACTGCAGCACGCGATCGATTTCCTCGATCATGCGCCCGCCGGCTTCATGTCGATCGATCCTGACGGATCGGTGCCCTATCTCAACGCCACGCTCGCCGGCTGGCTGGACTATGACCTCGCCAAGGTGGGGTCGGGCGGGCTCCTGCTGCGCGACATCGCCCCGATCAACGCCGTCGCGCTCGTGGCGGCGATAGCCGGCAAGCCGGGCGAGGTGCGTACCGAGGTCGTGGATGTGGACCTGCGCCGGCGCAACGGCCAGTCCTTGCCGGTTCGCCTGCATCACGAGGTCGCCTTCGGCCAGGATGGCAAGCCGGGGGCTTCGCGCACGCTGGTGCTGAACCGCTCACCCGGCGAGGCCGGCGCCGATGCGGGCACCGCGGCGGAGGCGCGGCTGGCGCGATTCTTCAACAACACGCCCATGGCGATCGCGACCGTCGGCGCCGACGGGCGGATCGTCCGCGCCAACGGCGCCTTCGCGCGCCTGTCCTCGGGCCTGCCGGCGACGAGCCTCAAGGCGCTGCTGAAGGATGCGGACTGGGCCGCGCTGCAGCCCGCGCTCACGGCGGCCGGCGTCGGCAGCGCTGACATCAAGCCGCTGGACGTCTCGATCACGGGTGAGGGCGAGCGCTCCGCCAGGCTCTTCCTCGCACCCGTCATCGATGGCGAGGGCGGCGAGGAAAAGGCCATCGTCTATGCGCTCGAGACCACCTCCGAGCGCAAGCTCAAGGAGAACATCGATCAGGCGCAGAAGATGCAGGCGGTAGGCCAGCTTGCCGGCGGCATCGCGCATGACTTCAACAATGTGCTCCAGGTGATCATCAACGCCTCGGATTTCCTGCTCGCCAGCCACAAGCCCACCGATCCGTCCTTCCAGGACATCATGCAGATCAAGCAGAACGGGCTTCGTGCGGCTTCGCTGGTGCGTCAGCTGCTCGCCTTCTCCCGCCGCCAGACGCTGCGACCGCAGGTGCTGGAGTATGGCGACGTGCTGTCGGACCTGTGGCTCATGCTCAAGCGCGTGGTGGGCGACACGATCGGGCTCGACGTGCGCCATGGCCGCGACTTGTGGCCCATCAAGGCCGATGTCGGCCAGCTCGAGCAGGTCATCGTCAACCTTGCCGTCAACGCGCGCGACGCCATGAAGCCGGGAGGCAAGCTGACCTTGCGCACCCGCAACGTCACCGAGGCGGAGTCCCGCGCTTTCAGCTACGCCTCGATTCCGAAGGCGGACTATGTGCTGCTCGAGGTCGAGGACACCGGCACGGGCATCCCGCAGGAGTTCATCGACAAGATCTTCGACCCGTTCTTCACCACCAAGGATGTCGGCAAGGGCACCGGTCTCGGGCTCTCCATGGTCTATGGCATCGTCAAGCAGACGGGCGGCTTCGTGTTATGCGATTCGACCGTCGGCAAGGGCACGACCTTCCGCATCTTCCTGCCGCGGCATGTCGCAACGGCTGAGGAGGAGGCCGATGCGTCGGCCAAGATGGCGGCTGCCGCCGCTGCGCCAGCCATCTCGGTCGACCACACCGGCGCGGGCACGATCCTGCTGGTGGAGGACGAGGATGCGGTGCGCGCGCTCAACGCCCGCATGCTGGTGAGCCGCGGCTACACGGTGCTGGAGGCGGATTCAGGCGTCAGCGCCCTGCGCGAGATCGAGGCGCACGGCGCCGAGGTCGATCTGGTCGTGTCGGATGTGGTCATGCCCGAGATGGATGGCCCGACGCTGCTGGTCGAGTTGCGCAAGCGCAACCCGAAGACCCGCTTCGTGTTCGTGTCGGGCTACGCCGAAGAGGCCTTCAAGAAGAACCTTCCCGAAGGCGAGAGCTTCCACTTCCTGCCCAAGCCTTTCACCATGAAGCAGCTCGTGGAGACGGTGAAGGCGGCGATGGCGTGA
- a CDS encoding gamma carbonic anhydrase family protein: MPIYALAGIAPQLPGPGQFWVAPDASVIGNVRIGTDVGIWFGATLRGDNELIAIGARSNIQERAMLHTDIGFPLSVGEDCTIGHHAILHGCTIGDNSLVGMGAIILNGARIGRNCLVGAGALVTEGKEFPDNSLIVGSPARMIRTLDDAAAARITASAAGYVANWKRFAGELAVIGQA, from the coding sequence ATGCCGATCTACGCGCTTGCCGGCATCGCGCCGCAGCTGCCCGGGCCGGGCCAGTTCTGGGTGGCCCCCGACGCCAGCGTCATCGGCAATGTCCGCATCGGAACAGATGTCGGCATCTGGTTCGGGGCGACGCTGCGCGGCGACAACGAGCTGATCGCCATCGGCGCGCGCTCGAACATTCAGGAACGCGCCATGCTGCACACGGACATCGGGTTTCCGCTGAGTGTGGGCGAGGACTGCACCATCGGCCACCACGCCATCCTGCATGGCTGCACCATCGGCGACAACAGCCTGGTGGGGATGGGCGCGATCATCCTCAACGGCGCGCGCATCGGGCGCAACTGCCTCGTCGGCGCCGGCGCGCTCGTCACCGAGGGTAAGGAATTCCCCGACAATTCCCTGATCGTCGGCTCTCCCGCACGCATGATCCGCACGCTGGACGACGCCGCCGCCGCGCGCATCACCGCCAGCGCAGCCGGCTATGTCGCGAACTGGAAGCGGTTTGCCGGAGAACTCGCCGTGATCGGCCAGGCATGA
- a CDS encoding alpha/beta hydrolase, producing MTSISEATAAAQLPRTHERIQAFTGADGGRLMATIHGDAQRSALLLHGGGQTRRAWRRTALALALAQDWRIIALDQRGHGDSDWATDGAYAFTDYARDAQAVARQIAAETGVKPVAVGASLGGIASLLALDDPADPAFSALCMVDIVPQMNPVGVDTIQGFMRARAAEGFASVEEAADAVAAYLPHRPRPRSLDGLRSNLRHDPDGRWRWHWDPRFLDGPRTVNAEWDAVGERAMRQAARLNIPGLLVRGAFSELVTDEAARAFLSVASTMTSVDVAKARHMVAGDSNDDFTSAVRDFLARITPLPATGA from the coding sequence ATGACCTCGATCTCCGAAGCCACCGCAGCAGCCCAGTTGCCCCGCACGCACGAACGCATCCAGGCCTTCACCGGCGCAGACGGCGGCCGGCTCATGGCCACCATCCATGGCGACGCCCAGCGCAGCGCCCTTCTGCTGCATGGCGGCGGCCAGACGCGTCGTGCCTGGCGCAGGACAGCGCTGGCGCTGGCGCTGGCGCAGGACTGGCGGATCATCGCGCTCGACCAGCGCGGCCATGGCGACAGCGACTGGGCGACCGATGGCGCCTATGCCTTCACTGACTATGCGCGCGATGCGCAAGCCGTGGCGCGGCAGATCGCGGCTGAAACCGGCGTCAAGCCCGTCGCGGTGGGCGCGTCGCTCGGCGGCATCGCATCGCTTCTGGCGCTGGACGACCCGGCCGACCCCGCCTTCTCGGCGCTGTGCATGGTTGACATCGTGCCACAGATGAACCCCGTCGGCGTCGACACCATCCAGGGCTTCATGCGCGCCCGCGCCGCCGAGGGCTTCGCCTCGGTGGAGGAGGCGGCGGATGCGGTCGCCGCCTATCTGCCGCACCGCCCGAGGCCCCGATCGCTGGACGGATTGCGCAGCAATCTGCGCCATGATCCCGATGGCCGCTGGCGCTGGCATTGGGATCCGCGCTTTCTCGACGGGCCGCGAACCGTCAACGCTGAGTGGGACGCCGTGGGCGAGCGGGCGATGCGGCAGGCTGCGCGACTGAACATTCCGGGCCTTCTGGTGCGCGGCGCCTTCAGCGAGCTGGTCACAGACGAGGCCGCGCGCGCCTTCCTGAGCGTCGCCAGCACCATGACCAGCGTCGATGTCGCCAAGGCGCGCCACATGGTGGCCGGCGACAGCAATGACGACTTCACCTCCGCGGTGCGCGATTTCCTTGCCCGCATAACCCCGCTTCCCGCCACAGGAGCCTGA
- the fliR gene encoding flagellar type III secretion system protein FliR, with the protein MTFTFLPELAALFMLVFARVGTMVMLMPGIGERFVLNRAKLAVAVFIALLLVPVARPLMQVPTDPGALMTLLITEILIGAILGLSARLIMTALQTAGVILANQIGLGFATAVDPAMGQQNPSIGNLLTILGVTLVMVADLHHLAISAIHNSYMLLPPGAYPSVGDASALGLQAVSKSFAVAVQLSAPFIVFGLLFNLGLGILARLMPQFQVFFLGAPASILLGMAMLAALIGVMMTLFLGELGGFLKQLSGG; encoded by the coding sequence ATGACCTTCACCTTCCTGCCAGAGCTGGCTGCCTTGTTCATGCTCGTCTTCGCGCGGGTGGGGACGATGGTGATGCTGATGCCGGGCATCGGCGAGCGCTTCGTGCTGAACCGGGCGAAGCTGGCCGTCGCGGTGTTCATCGCGCTGCTGCTTGTGCCGGTTGCGCGGCCGCTGATGCAGGTGCCCACCGATCCGGGCGCGCTGATGACGCTGCTGATCACGGAAATCCTGATCGGCGCGATCCTGGGACTCTCGGCCCGGCTGATCATGACCGCGCTGCAGACGGCCGGCGTGATCCTGGCCAACCAGATCGGGCTCGGCTTCGCCACGGCGGTGGACCCGGCCATGGGCCAGCAGAACCCGTCCATCGGCAACCTGCTGACCATCCTGGGCGTGACGCTGGTGATGGTCGCGGACCTGCACCATCTGGCGATCTCGGCGATCCACAACAGCTACATGCTGCTGCCGCCCGGCGCCTACCCGTCGGTGGGCGATGCCTCGGCCCTCGGGCTCCAGGCGGTGTCGAAATCCTTCGCGGTCGCGGTGCAGCTTTCGGCGCCGTTCATCGTGTTCGGTCTGCTGTTCAACCTCGGCCTCGGCATCCTGGCGCGGCTCATGCCGCAGTTCCAGGTGTTCTTCCTGGGCGCTCCGGCCTCAATCCTGCTGGGCATGGCGATGCTCGCGGCGCTGATCGGCGTCATGATGACCCTGTTCCTCGGCGAACTCGGCGGCTTCCTCAAGCAACTGTCTGGCGGGTGA
- the flhB gene encoding flagellar biosynthesis protein FlhB, with protein MADTKEDDDKTEEPTLRKLEEAIKKGDVAKSVELNTFFILGGFTLAVLIAGGHAARESALSLRAFLMNAHQVPSSGHTIQWVTGKGFFNVMVASAGVFGIVLAAALAGCLVQHKPLWTFEPMTPKLSKLSLQQGAKRIFGKDAIANFIKGILKVLIVGVVVGVVLWAEHDRLDAFTRMDIAAILPATAGIVLKMMVGVLSIYFFVGVGDYVHQRFTWMKRQRMTREELKQEYKDTDGNPEIKAKLRQIRMQRLRRRMMAKVPEATVIVTNPTHYAVALQYEAGMDAPICVAKGVDAMALKIREVAGEHDVPIIENPPLARALHASVDLDEAVPVEHYKAVAEVIGFVLRTRRRRA; from the coding sequence ATGGCTGACACCAAGGAAGACGACGACAAGACAGAAGAGCCGACCCTCCGGAAACTCGAGGAGGCCATCAAGAAGGGCGACGTCGCCAAGAGCGTCGAGCTCAACACCTTCTTCATCCTCGGCGGCTTCACCCTTGCCGTCCTGATCGCCGGCGGCCATGCCGCACGCGAAAGCGCGCTGAGCCTGCGCGCCTTCCTGATGAACGCGCATCAGGTGCCGTCCAGCGGCCACACCATCCAGTGGGTCACCGGCAAGGGCTTCTTCAACGTGATGGTGGCCTCGGCCGGGGTTTTCGGGATCGTGCTGGCCGCGGCGCTGGCGGGCTGCCTCGTGCAGCACAAGCCCTTGTGGACTTTCGAGCCGATGACTCCCAAGCTCAGCAAGCTTTCGCTGCAGCAGGGGGCCAAGCGCATCTTCGGCAAGGATGCGATCGCCAACTTCATCAAGGGCATCCTCAAGGTCTTGATCGTCGGCGTCGTCGTCGGCGTCGTGCTGTGGGCCGAGCATGACAGGCTCGACGCCTTCACGCGCATGGACATCGCCGCCATCCTGCCGGCCACGGCCGGGATCGTGCTCAAGATGATGGTCGGCGTGCTGTCGATCTATTTCTTCGTCGGCGTCGGCGATTACGTGCATCAGCGCTTCACCTGGATGAAGCGGCAGCGCATGACGCGCGAGGAGCTGAAGCAGGAATACAAGGACACGGACGGAAACCCCGAGATCAAGGCCAAGCTGCGCCAGATCCGGATGCAGCGCCTGCGCCGGCGCATGATGGCGAAGGTGCCCGAAGCCACCGTGATCGTGACCAACCCGACGCACTATGCCGTCGCGCTGCAATACGAGGCCGGCATGGACGCGCCGATCTGCGTCGCCAAGGGCGTCGACGCCATGGCCCTGAAGATCAGGGAGGTGGCGGGCGAGCATGACGTGCCGATCATCGAGAACCCGCCTCTGGCGCGCGCGCTGCACGCCTCGGTCGACCTCGACGAGGCCGTGCCGGTGGAGCATTACAAGGCGGTCGCCGAGGTCATCGGTTTCGTCTTGCGCACACGGCGCCGGCGCGCCTAA
- a CDS encoding tripartite tricarboxylate transporter substrate binding protein: MSSPFERLSRRDALLGSAAGLAALGLPAGLSAQEVIDRVQILIGFGVGGGFDQTGRGTQEALQKSGLVPNVSVENRTGGGGSVAIAHLIETATRQQNTLMVNGTSIVVRSLNREFQQTFRDITPVCTITAEIFGVIVNASSPHADIARLTTALRGDARAVRFGGGSPRGGIDHLAAARYLKQAGVDPKGMQYIAYDGGGKAMAGLLGNEIQCLVMPFTEALTQIKGGQVKLLAIMNDSRVADVPTVPTLTESGVPGAVLANVRAFFMAPGTPAARVSAFADLIERLTKTPAWEDVRARYGWNMAFSRGAATSAFFDQHEKDIRAMLVELGFIQA; the protein is encoded by the coding sequence ATGTCGTCACCATTCGAACGCCTGTCGCGCCGCGATGCGTTGCTGGGCAGCGCCGCAGGGCTGGCGGCCCTGGGCCTGCCTGCCGGCCTGAGCGCGCAGGAGGTGATTGACCGGGTGCAGATCCTGATCGGCTTCGGCGTGGGCGGCGGCTTCGACCAGACGGGCCGCGGCACGCAGGAGGCACTGCAGAAATCCGGCCTCGTGCCGAACGTCTCGGTCGAGAACCGCACTGGCGGCGGCGGCTCGGTGGCGATCGCTCATCTTATCGAAACCGCCACGCGCCAGCAGAACACGCTGATGGTCAACGGCACATCGATCGTGGTGCGTTCGCTGAACCGCGAATTCCAGCAGACCTTCCGTGACATCACGCCGGTGTGCACCATCACCGCAGAAATCTTTGGCGTGATCGTCAACGCCTCCTCGCCCCATGCGGACATCGCCAGGCTCACAACGGCCTTGCGCGGCGATGCGCGCGCCGTTCGTTTTGGCGGGGGCAGCCCGCGAGGCGGGATCGATCATCTCGCGGCTGCGCGCTATCTCAAGCAGGCGGGCGTCGATCCCAAAGGGATGCAATACATCGCCTATGACGGCGGCGGGAAAGCCATGGCCGGCCTGTTGGGCAACGAAATCCAGTGCCTTGTGATGCCCTTCACCGAGGCGCTGACCCAGATCAAGGGCGGGCAGGTGAAGCTGCTCGCGATCATGAACGATTCGCGCGTCGCCGACGTGCCCACCGTCCCGACGCTGACGGAAAGCGGGGTTCCGGGCGCCGTGCTGGCCAATGTGCGCGCCTTCTTCATGGCTCCGGGCACTCCGGCTGCGCGCGTCTCGGCCTTCGCCGATCTCATCGAGCGTCTGACAAAAACGCCGGCCTGGGAAGATGTTCGCGCGCGCTACGGCTGGAACATGGCGTTCTCACGCGGCGCCGCCACTTCCGCCTTCTTCGATCAGCACGAGAAGGATATCCGAGCCATGCTCGTGGAATTGGGCTTCATCCAGGCCTGA
- a CDS encoding flagellar hook-basal body complex protein FliE — MTTSSFVAGAYSAVQGLGTRTLAARPVQGAGALGGEVPDFSAMVKTAIAGVGAAGSKADTQVAAAVGGQADLVNVVTAVAESEAAIETLVAVRDRVIAAYEEIMRMQV, encoded by the coding sequence ATGACCACATCATCCTTCGTCGCCGGCGCCTACTCCGCCGTGCAGGGGCTGGGAACGCGGACGCTGGCCGCCAGGCCGGTCCAGGGCGCCGGCGCGCTGGGCGGCGAGGTTCCCGATTTCTCCGCGATGGTGAAGACCGCCATAGCCGGCGTGGGCGCCGCAGGGTCCAAGGCCGACACGCAGGTCGCGGCGGCGGTGGGCGGTCAGGCAGACCTCGTCAACGTGGTCACGGCCGTCGCCGAAAGCGAGGCCGCGATCGAGACGCTGGTGGCCGTGCGCGACCGCGTGATCGCCGCCTATGAGGAAATCATGCGTATGCAGGTGTGA
- a CDS encoding alpha/beta hydrolase, translating to MNSFDSAGVAIAYIDLPATGEDKNEPIVLIHGFASNHAVNWVNTSWTSTLTRDGRRVLAFDNRGHGRSQRLHDPAAYHASLMAEDARRLMDHLGIERADVMGYSMGARITAHLALAHPQRMRSALLGGLGIKLIDGVGLPPGIADAMEAPDPATLTDPTQRMFRAFAQSTGSDLGAMAACIRGSRQTLTGEQVRAIAMPVLVSVGTADEIAGAAAPLAALLPKGEVLDIPGRDHNLAVGDRTHKQGVLNFLQRRP from the coding sequence ATGAACAGCTTCGATTCCGCTGGCGTCGCCATCGCCTACATCGACCTGCCGGCCACGGGCGAGGACAAGAATGAGCCGATCGTGCTCATCCACGGCTTCGCTTCGAACCATGCCGTGAACTGGGTCAACACCAGCTGGACCAGCACCCTGACGCGCGATGGCCGGCGGGTCTTGGCCTTCGACAATCGCGGCCATGGCCGCAGCCAGCGCCTGCACGACCCCGCCGCCTATCATGCCAGCCTGATGGCGGAGGATGCGCGCCGCCTCATGGACCATCTCGGCATCGAGCGTGCCGACGTGATGGGTTATTCCATGGGTGCGCGCATCACGGCGCATCTGGCGCTGGCCCATCCGCAACGCATGCGCTCGGCCCTTCTGGGCGGCCTCGGCATCAAGCTCATCGATGGCGTGGGCCTGCCCCCCGGCATCGCCGACGCGATGGAGGCGCCGGACCCGGCGACGCTCACCGATCCGACGCAGCGCATGTTCCGCGCCTTCGCCCAATCCACCGGCAGCGATCTCGGCGCCATGGCTGCCTGCATCCGCGGCTCGCGCCAGACCCTTACCGGGGAACAGGTGCGGGCCATCGCCATGCCCGTTCTGGTCTCGGTCGGCACGGCGGACGAGATAGCGGGAGCCGCGGCGCCTCTGGCGGCGCTGCTGCCGAAAGGCGAGGTGCTGGACATTCCGGGCCGGGACCACAACCTCGCGGTCGGCGACCGCACCCACAAGCAAGGCGTGCTGAACTTCCTCCAGCGCAGGCCCTGA
- a CDS encoding tripartite tricarboxylate transporter permease, whose translation MIEGLLTGFQTIITPMNFGILILGCLMGTFIGMMPGLGPVTAVSLLVPVVLTMQPATAMVLLAAIYYGAMFGGSTASVLINAPGESSSVPTTFDGYPMAKAGQAGKALALCAWGSFVGGTVATLLLMLAAPTLAGWALNFQSPEYFALMVLGLTAVAAFTEGGGVIKALLMTVVGLMLATVGTDVADGVERYTFRIADLADGLSFVLLAMAAFALAEAITAALRNEKVSEEAKKAARGNVGSLKLTGDDVREVAPTMARSSVLGFVVGVLPGAGATIAAFMSYAVERNIATGARRDEFGKGSRRGVTAPETANNAAAGGAYVPLLTLGIPGSGTTAVILGALVALGVQPGPRLYIEQSQMFWTVIVSMYLGNLVLLIINLPLIPYIARTLAIPEQMLVPLILFFCLVGVYLVSFNTFDLWMLIGLAVICVGLRLVDYPMAPLLLGFVLGKLMEENLRRALLVNDGSFSFLWDRPITALLLAISLICVLTPLLGKLRKARRAA comes from the coding sequence ATGATCGAAGGTTTGCTCACCGGTTTCCAGACCATCATCACGCCGATGAATTTTGGCATCCTCATCCTCGGATGCCTGATGGGGACATTCATCGGCATGATGCCGGGGCTGGGGCCCGTGACGGCGGTTTCGCTTCTGGTGCCGGTTGTTCTCACCATGCAGCCGGCGACCGCGATGGTGCTGCTTGCGGCGATCTACTACGGCGCGATGTTCGGCGGCTCGACCGCCTCGGTGCTGATCAACGCACCGGGTGAGTCGAGTTCGGTGCCCACCACCTTCGACGGCTATCCGATGGCGAAGGCCGGGCAGGCCGGCAAGGCGCTGGCGCTTTGCGCCTGGGGTTCCTTCGTCGGCGGCACGGTCGCGACGCTGCTTTTGATGCTGGCCGCGCCGACGCTGGCGGGCTGGGCGCTCAACTTCCAGTCGCCGGAATACTTCGCGCTGATGGTGCTCGGCCTTACAGCGGTGGCGGCCTTCACCGAAGGCGGCGGCGTCATCAAGGCGCTGCTGATGACGGTGGTCGGGCTGATGCTGGCGACCGTCGGCACCGATGTCGCCGACGGGGTGGAGCGCTATACCTTCCGCATCGCCGATCTGGCGGACGGGCTCTCATTCGTGCTGCTCGCCATGGCCGCCTTCGCGCTGGCCGAAGCCATCACCGCCGCCCTGCGCAACGAGAAGGTCTCCGAAGAGGCAAAGAAGGCAGCGCGCGGCAATGTCGGTTCGCTGAAGCTCACCGGCGATGACGTCCGCGAGGTCGCGCCGACAATGGCGCGCTCGTCGGTGCTGGGCTTCGTCGTCGGCGTCCTGCCCGGGGCCGGAGCCACGATCGCCGCCTTCATGTCCTATGCAGTGGAGCGCAACATCGCCACGGGCGCGCGCCGGGACGAGTTCGGCAAGGGTTCGCGGCGGGGCGTGACGGCGCCTGAAACCGCCAACAATGCCGCTGCGGGCGGCGCCTATGTGCCGTTGCTGACCCTCGGCATTCCGGGGTCTGGCACGACGGCGGTCATCCTCGGCGCGCTGGTGGCGCTCGGCGTGCAGCCCGGCCCGCGCCTCTACATCGAGCAATCTCAGATGTTCTGGACTGTCATCGTCTCGATGTATCTGGGCAACCTCGTGCTGCTCATCATCAACCTGCCGCTCATTCCCTACATTGCGCGCACGCTCGCCATCCCTGAACAGATGCTCGTGCCGCTCATCCTGTTCTTCTGCCTTGTCGGCGTCTACCTCGTCTCCTTCAACACCTTCGATCTGTGGATGCTGATCGGGCTGGCTGTGATCTGCGTGGGCCTGCGCCTCGTCGACTATCCGATGGCGCCGCTGTTGCTGGGCTTCGTGCTCGGCAAGCTGATGGAGGAGAACCTGCGCCGCGCGCTGCTCGTCAATGACGGCTCGTTCTCGTTCCTGTGGGACAGGCCGATCACCGCGCTGCTGCTGGCCATCTCGCTCATCTGCGTGCTGACCCCGCTGCTTGGAAAACTGCGCAAGGCGCGTCGCGCCGCCTAG